From Triticum aestivum cultivar Chinese Spring chromosome 4A, IWGSC CS RefSeq v2.1, whole genome shotgun sequence, a single genomic window includes:
- the LOC123083914 gene encoding uncharacterized protein: MNSFTPFVPPLVIPAPPRAFSSFHAQVYKRGGSCGDNPSRLTPALARRRLAAPPAACARLRVVASARPRVVASARPRAVASVRLVSSPFFAPCSHCRCCHHGHHRALIPPSLLVSSHRAGCRRAALLPRRAGLAELVVSANRDISSEDAAARLQRYGPNKLEWPERPISTITRNPSLPPFPWRGMPSKRSVRCGGHGVAAWFKGMPWLLPMLSVWTGQIQRWVHDCDIILRGRKTTVAFTVLGCAARLICIVLMCYFQVATSSARMGQAEF; this comes from the exons ATGAATAGTTTCACTCCATTCGTGCCACCGCTCGTAATACCGGCGCCCCCgagggcattttcgtcatttcacGCACAAGTGTATAAAAGGGGTGGCTCCTGTGGAGATAACCCTAGCCGCCTCACTCCCGCACTCGCGCGTCGCCGCCTAGCTGCTCCCCCCGCCGCATGTGCCCGCCTTCGCGTCGTCGCCTCCGCTCGCCCTCGCGTTGTGGCCTCCGCTCGTCCGCGCGCCGTGGCCTCCGTTCGCCTCGTGTCGTCGCCCTTCTTCGCTCCCTGCAGCCACTGCCGttgctgccaccacggccaccaccGCGCTCTTATCCCCCCCTCCCTGCTCGTCTCCAGTCACCGAGCTGGTTGCCGCCGCGCTGCTCTCCTGCCTCGACGTGCCGGTCTGGCGGAGCTCGTTGTCTCAGCGAACCGCGACATCAGCTCCGAGGACGCAGCGGCGAGGCTGCAAAGGTACGGGCCCAACAAGCTGGAGTGGCCCGAGCGTCCAATCTCAACCATCACCCGGAACCCTAGCCTTCCCCCCTTCCCATGGCGCGGGATGCCCTCCAAGAGGAGCGTCCGATGC GGAGGCCATGGAGTAGCTGCTTGGTTCAAGGGCATGCCTTGGCTGCTCCCTATGTTGAGCGTGTGGACGGGCCAGATTCAGCGCTGG GTACATGATTGTGATATAATATTGCGTGGAAGAAAAACCACCGTTGCTTTTACGGTTTTAGGATGTGCTGCAAGATTGATTTGCATTGTTCTCAT GTGCTACTTCCAGGTGGCGACCTCCAGCGCAAGGATGGGTCAAGCTGAATTCTGA